The Variovorax paradoxus genome window below encodes:
- a CDS encoding acyl-CoA dehydrogenase, which yields MPPTTLPGDEERALLRDSVRGFLERHWPPATAVPWAREPARVQALWQQLAAQGLAALGSDPSEGGLREIALVMEELGRAGCTLPLHHGTLLNLAAPRTPRGEEPAVLALQRAGEARVVLCFGAFDGDRGAGEARIDDDGRLHGELAFVEHADSATHLAVMVDGPALALIDLRAPGVRIEATPAMGTQGLFRVVLDGIAASVLALSKEQLDALHATARLALCARATGAAERAFELAVAYAGERRQFGRPIGSFQAIQHKLADGHIALLGARLTQAGAARQHDLGADNWRVFAEAACALAATTLRRVSLETQHTFGAIGYSEEHEAPRHFKQVHLDVLRHGGGRRAREALADHFLGETPRTLPEYDLGPAGNAFREEVRAWLQTHWSGERKAAHEALDFKAREYDREFARALGRTGWIGLSWPQRFGGQARGAFEQLAFVEEMERAEAPRVGAPVQAAMLQVHGSAAQQARYLPEILRGEAIYGMGYSEPDAGSDLASMRTRAVRDGDHYVIDGQKIWTTTYWGDYMLLATRTDPDASPPHAGLSLFIVPMDTPGITIRTSTTMYGGSFANVFYDGVRVPAEAMVGELHGGWKVLVGALATERGFIGGGIVMKVAHAFEQLCEHLRGATGADGRPMRLDPLVRERIADLAGQIEAGRRMMMHCAERVDAGQTPLHDAAASKVYSGELMERFGEVALDLLGMEGTLGEGSPGAVLRGRIEQNLRHALMWVISIGTNEIQRSLIAQRGLGLPR from the coding sequence ATGCCCCCGACCACCCTTCCCGGCGACGAAGAGCGCGCCCTGCTGCGCGACTCGGTGCGCGGCTTCCTCGAGCGCCACTGGCCGCCCGCCACCGCCGTGCCATGGGCACGCGAACCCGCGCGCGTGCAGGCGCTGTGGCAGCAGCTCGCGGCGCAGGGCCTTGCCGCATTGGGATCGGATCCCTCGGAGGGCGGCCTGCGCGAGATCGCGCTGGTCATGGAGGAACTGGGCCGCGCGGGTTGCACGCTGCCGCTGCATCACGGCACGCTGTTGAACCTAGCGGCGCCGCGCACGCCACGGGGCGAGGAGCCCGCGGTGCTCGCGCTGCAGCGCGCCGGCGAGGCGCGCGTGGTGCTGTGCTTCGGGGCCTTCGACGGCGACCGCGGCGCGGGCGAGGCACGCATCGACGACGACGGCAGGCTCCACGGCGAACTCGCCTTCGTCGAGCATGCCGACAGCGCCACCCACCTCGCGGTGATGGTGGACGGCCCCGCGCTCGCGCTGATCGACTTGCGCGCGCCTGGCGTGCGCATCGAGGCCACGCCAGCGATGGGAACGCAGGGGCTGTTCCGCGTCGTGCTGGACGGGATCGCCGCCTCCGTCCTCGCACTGTCAAAGGAGCAGCTCGACGCGCTGCACGCGACGGCCCGCCTCGCGCTGTGCGCGCGCGCCACCGGCGCCGCCGAACGCGCCTTCGAGCTCGCCGTGGCCTATGCGGGCGAGCGCCGGCAGTTCGGCCGTCCCATCGGCAGCTTCCAGGCGATCCAGCACAAGCTCGCCGACGGCCACATCGCGCTGCTGGGCGCTCGGCTCACGCAGGCGGGCGCCGCGCGGCAGCACGACCTCGGCGCCGACAACTGGCGCGTGTTCGCCGAGGCGGCCTGCGCGCTGGCCGCGACGACGCTGCGCCGGGTGTCGCTGGAAACGCAGCACACCTTCGGCGCGATCGGCTACAGCGAGGAGCACGAGGCGCCGCGCCATTTCAAGCAGGTGCATCTCGACGTGCTGCGCCACGGCGGTGGACGCCGCGCGCGCGAGGCCCTGGCCGATCACTTCCTCGGCGAGACGCCGCGCACGCTGCCCGAATACGACCTGGGCCCGGCCGGCAACGCCTTTCGCGAGGAGGTGCGCGCCTGGCTCCAGACGCACTGGTCGGGCGAGCGCAAGGCCGCGCACGAGGCGCTGGACTTCAAGGCGCGCGAGTACGACCGCGAGTTCGCGCGCGCGCTCGGGCGCACCGGCTGGATCGGCCTCTCGTGGCCGCAGCGCTTCGGCGGCCAGGCGCGCGGCGCCTTCGAGCAACTGGCCTTCGTCGAGGAGATGGAACGCGCCGAGGCACCGCGCGTGGGCGCGCCGGTGCAGGCCGCGATGCTGCAGGTACACGGCAGCGCGGCGCAGCAGGCGCGCTACCTGCCCGAGATCCTGCGCGGCGAGGCGATCTACGGCATGGGCTACAGCGAGCCCGACGCGGGCTCCGACCTCGCGTCGATGCGCACCCGCGCGGTACGCGACGGCGACCACTACGTGATCGACGGCCAGAAGATCTGGACCACCACCTACTGGGGCGACTACATGCTGCTAGCCACGCGCACCGACCCCGACGCGAGCCCGCCGCATGCCGGCCTGAGCCTGTTCATCGTGCCGATGGACACGCCCGGCATCACCATCCGCACCTCGACCACGATGTACGGCGGCAGCTTCGCCAATGTCTTCTACGACGGCGTGCGCGTGCCGGCCGAGGCGATGGTGGGCGAGCTCCACGGCGGCTGGAAGGTGCTGGTCGGGGCACTGGCCACCGAGCGCGGCTTCATCGGCGGCGGCATCGTGATGAAGGTGGCGCATGCCTTCGAGCAGCTGTGCGAACACCTGCGCGGCGCGACGGGTGCCGACGGCCGGCCGATGCGCCTCGATCCGCTGGTGCGCGAGCGCATCGCCGACCTCGCGGGGCAGATCGAGGCGGGGCGCCGCATGATGATGCACTGCGCGGAGCGCGTCGACGCGGGCCAGACGCCGCTGCACGACGCGGCCGCGAGCAAGGTTTATTCGGGCGAGCTGATGGAGCGCTTCGGCGAGGTGGCGCTCGACCTGCTCGGCATGGAAGGCACGCTCGGCGAGGGCAGTCCCGGCGCGGTGCTGCGCGGGCGCATCGAGCAGAACCTGCGCCATGCGCTGATGTGGGTGATCAGCATCGGCACCAACGAGATCCAGCGCAGCCTGATCGCGCAGCGCGGGCTCGGCCTGCCGCGCTGA
- a CDS encoding FadR family transcriptional regulator, with amino-acid sequence MDAKEPSPPAADARSAKFQPIRSARAFEEIAQQIRGELSQGRLKVGTRLPSERALSEQFGVSRNTLREALRSLEHAGLIRLQKGASGGAFISGRSGDAIATGLMDMYHMGAIQPAQLTEARIWLESILVREACARATPADLEALAANIDAAEEALRRDDFPARAATNLEFHRILARMTGNPIMVIVMNGVLNVLAEFIGQIGHEENAYVLPSRRRFLKHLAAKDADAAAAEMESSLKRLQRSYLSKVGEDAAQEAPAAAPAPRKAAAKAPAEKPAAKAATKSATRAAKTTR; translated from the coding sequence ATGGACGCCAAAGAACCGTCGCCACCCGCGGCCGACGCACGGAGCGCCAAGTTCCAGCCCATCCGTTCCGCGCGTGCCTTCGAGGAGATCGCCCAGCAGATCCGCGGCGAGCTGTCGCAGGGCCGGCTCAAGGTCGGCACGCGGCTGCCGTCGGAGCGCGCGCTGTCCGAGCAGTTCGGCGTGTCGCGCAACACCCTGCGCGAGGCGCTGCGCTCGCTCGAGCATGCGGGGCTGATCCGGCTGCAGAAGGGCGCCAGCGGCGGCGCCTTCATCAGCGGGCGCAGCGGCGACGCGATCGCCACCGGCCTGATGGACATGTACCACATGGGCGCGATCCAGCCGGCGCAGCTCACCGAGGCGCGCATCTGGCTCGAGTCGATCCTGGTGCGCGAGGCCTGCGCGCGCGCCACGCCCGCCGATCTCGAGGCGCTGGCGGCCAACATCGACGCGGCCGAGGAGGCGCTGCGGCGCGACGACTTCCCCGCGCGCGCGGCGACCAACCTCGAGTTCCACCGCATCCTCGCGCGCATGACCGGCAATCCGATCATGGTGATCGTGATGAACGGCGTGCTCAACGTGCTGGCCGAGTTCATCGGCCAGATCGGCCACGAGGAGAACGCCTACGTGCTGCCCTCGCGCCGCCGCTTCCTCAAGCACCTGGCGGCCAAGGACGCCGACGCGGCCGCCGCGGAGATGGAGTCCAGCCTCAAGCGGCTGCAGCGCAGCTACCTGTCGAAGGTGGGCGAGGACGCCGCGCAGGAAGCTCCGGCCGCGGCGCCGGCGCCACGCAAGGCGGCGGCCAAGGCCCCGGCCGAGAAACCGGCTGCGAAGGCCGCGACCAAGTCCGCCACCCGCGCCGCGAAGACCACGCGCTGA
- a CDS encoding 3-oxoadipate--succinyl-CoA transferase subunit B encodes MVEPNIKQTTPGDDKPSTGELLAVLLARDFADGEKVIIGTNSDIQLAACNLAREMQAPRLWWISGPGGMVNPVRDHLLSTADSENIESSEAWMDLPNMIDFIDWKIHFFDFAILSALQVDRFGNINTVVVGDQARPKVRGPGTVGISALCGLAKRFYVALTRHDPGAFVPRVDFLCGPGHMEGGNSREEAGLPPGGPRLVVSPLGVFDFEPVSKAMRVRSIHPGVTLEQIRKATGFELVVEGTPPVTRMPEPEELRLLRTRVDTRGTLRRKFP; translated from the coding sequence ATGGTTGAACCAAATATCAAGCAAACGACGCCGGGCGACGACAAGCCGTCGACCGGCGAACTGCTCGCCGTGCTGCTGGCACGCGACTTCGCCGATGGCGAGAAGGTCATCATCGGCACCAACTCCGACATCCAGTTGGCCGCCTGCAACCTCGCGCGCGAGATGCAGGCGCCGCGGCTGTGGTGGATCTCGGGCCCCGGCGGCATGGTGAACCCGGTGCGCGACCACCTGCTGTCCACGGCCGACTCGGAGAACATCGAGTCCTCCGAGGCCTGGATGGACCTGCCGAACATGATCGATTTCATCGACTGGAAGATCCACTTCTTCGATTTCGCGATCCTCTCGGCGCTGCAGGTCGATCGCTTCGGCAACATCAACACGGTGGTGGTCGGCGACCAGGCTCGGCCCAAGGTGCGCGGCCCCGGCACGGTGGGCATCAGCGCGCTGTGCGGGCTGGCCAAGCGCTTCTATGTCGCGCTCACGCGCCACGATCCCGGCGCCTTCGTGCCGCGCGTCGACTTCCTCTGCGGACCGGGCCACATGGAAGGCGGCAACTCGCGCGAGGAGGCCGGCCTCCCGCCGGGCGGGCCGCGCCTGGTGGTGTCGCCGCTGGGCGTGTTCGACTTCGAGCCCGTGAGCAAGGCCATGCGCGTGCGCTCTATCCATCCGGGCGTGACGCTCGAGCAGATCCGCAAGGCCACCGGCTTCGAGCTGGTGGTCGAGGGCACGCCGCCCGTCACGCGCATGCCCGAGCCCGAAGAGCTGCGCCTGCTGCGCACCCGCGTCGACACGCGCGGCACCCTGCGCCGCAAGTTCCCCTGA
- a CDS encoding CoA transferase subunit A, whose amino-acid sequence MSSNKSKLTTLDEAVSVIQDGHRVGLGGWIFNAQPMALVRALIRKGARDLDLVPAPGSIAPDMLIGAGCARSTACVFISFEQFGLAPHFRRRAEAGTLKVYELDGPGIAGGLRAGICDMPWTAIPDLGTDLPRHTPEHYWPLPSKPGERKMLAAAAIKPDVCLLHAQQADEYGNVQYLATPFFDAMLAQASRHVIVSVDRIVSSDTIRRSNHLTKLPSVMVDAVVEAPYGAHPSASPTLYRADERHLREYVKASADEAAFDAYLARYARGTAAHADYLDALGGSRLAGLAVTESNLG is encoded by the coding sequence ATGAGTTCCAACAAAAGCAAGCTGACCACCCTCGACGAGGCCGTGTCGGTCATCCAGGACGGCCACCGCGTCGGCCTGGGCGGCTGGATCTTCAATGCCCAGCCGATGGCGCTGGTGCGCGCGCTGATCCGCAAGGGCGCGCGCGACCTCGACCTGGTGCCAGCACCCGGCTCGATCGCGCCCGACATGCTGATCGGCGCCGGCTGCGCGCGCAGCACCGCCTGCGTGTTCATCAGCTTCGAGCAGTTCGGCCTCGCGCCGCACTTCCGCCGCCGCGCCGAGGCCGGCACGCTGAAGGTCTACGAGCTCGACGGGCCCGGCATCGCCGGAGGCTTGCGCGCCGGCATCTGCGACATGCCCTGGACCGCGATCCCCGACCTGGGCACCGACCTGCCGCGCCACACGCCCGAGCACTACTGGCCGCTGCCCTCGAAGCCCGGCGAGCGCAAGATGCTCGCCGCCGCCGCGATCAAGCCCGACGTGTGCCTGCTCCATGCGCAGCAGGCCGACGAGTACGGCAACGTGCAGTACCTCGCGACGCCGTTCTTCGACGCGATGCTCGCGCAGGCTTCGCGCCACGTGATCGTCTCGGTGGACCGCATCGTGTCGTCCGACACCATCCGCCGCTCGAACCACCTGACCAAGCTGCCGAGCGTGATGGTCGACGCGGTGGTGGAAGCGCCCTATGGCGCCCATCCGAGCGCCTCGCCCACGCTGTACCGCGCCGACGAGCGCCACCTGCGCGAGTACGTGAAGGCGAGCGCCGACGAAGCGGCCTTCGATGCCTACCTCGCGCGCTATGCGCGCGGCACCGCGGCGCACGCCGACTACCTCGACGCGCTCGGCGGCTCGCGCCTTGCCGGCCTCGCCGTGACGGAGAGCAACCTTGGCTGA
- a CDS encoding CoA transferase: MMSGPYCTRLMADLGAEVIKVEPPEGDHIRLRPPRRQGRSTYFAQLNAGKKSLALDLKKPEAVALVRELVGQCDVLVENYRPGVMQRLGLDYATLSALNPRLVYCSISGFGQEGSWSGRSAYAPVLHAASGYDMANLDYQEGDVERPLKNGIFVADVLGGSLAFGAIQSALFRAARTGEGDHIDLALMDAMLGLLVYECQEAQFPAERRRPLYRPTKAKDGFLLIAPVSQNNFEALARGTGHPEWITDARFATSQEREHHWGALMQLLDDWAADRSAAQCEAEMNAAGVPCSRYFTVREAMKLPPLVERQAFQTIDDGAGAFQVPNPAFRFARTAAHARGSVSELGADGPALLGSLLGLGEERIAALRESRALHVRG; this comes from the coding sequence ATGATGTCGGGTCCCTACTGCACGCGGCTGATGGCCGACCTCGGCGCCGAGGTCATCAAGGTGGAGCCGCCCGAGGGCGACCACATCCGGCTGCGGCCGCCGCGGCGCCAGGGCCGCAGCACCTACTTCGCGCAGCTCAACGCCGGCAAGAAGAGCCTCGCGCTCGACCTCAAGAAGCCCGAGGCGGTCGCGCTGGTGCGGGAGCTGGTCGGCCAGTGCGACGTGCTGGTGGAGAACTACCGCCCCGGCGTGATGCAGCGCCTGGGCCTCGACTACGCGACGCTCTCGGCGCTGAACCCGCGGCTGGTGTACTGCTCGATCTCGGGCTTCGGGCAGGAGGGTTCCTGGTCGGGCCGCAGCGCCTACGCCCCGGTGCTGCACGCGGCCAGCGGCTACGACATGGCCAACCTCGACTACCAGGAGGGCGACGTCGAGCGGCCGCTGAAGAACGGCATCTTCGTGGCCGACGTGCTCGGCGGCTCGCTGGCCTTCGGCGCGATCCAGAGCGCGCTGTTCCGCGCCGCGCGCACCGGCGAGGGCGACCACATCGACCTCGCGCTGATGGACGCGATGCTGGGCCTGCTCGTCTACGAGTGCCAGGAGGCGCAGTTCCCGGCCGAGCGGCGCCGCCCGCTCTATCGCCCGACCAAGGCGAAGGACGGCTTCCTGCTGATCGCGCCCGTGAGCCAGAACAATTTCGAGGCGCTGGCGCGCGGCACCGGCCATCCCGAATGGATCACCGACGCGCGCTTCGCGACCAGCCAGGAGCGCGAGCACCACTGGGGCGCGCTGATGCAGCTGCTCGACGACTGGGCCGCCGATCGCAGCGCCGCGCAATGCGAGGCCGAGATGAATGCCGCGGGCGTGCCGTGCTCGCGCTATTTCACCGTGCGCGAGGCGATGAAGCTGCCGCCGCTGGTGGAGCGCCAGGCCTTCCAGACCATCGACGACGGCGCCGGCGCGTTCCAGGTGCCCAACCCCGCCTTCCGCTTCGCCCGCACCGCGGCGCATGCGCGCGGCAGCGTGTCCGAGCTCGGTGCCGACGGCCCCGCGCTGCTGGGCAGCCTGCTCGGGCTGGGCGAGGAGCGCATCGCGGCGCTGCGCGAGAGCCGCGCGCTGCACGTGCGCGGCTGA
- a CDS encoding tripartite tricarboxylate transporter substrate binding protein — translation MMNSWMRLPGVAGKAEGPMRAAARGFWAALLAAGALALPQAGIAQSAASDFPNRPITIVVPYPPGGTTDVLARVLQEPMQRFLKQPVIIENKAGASAVLGTKFVAKAPANGYTLLFPNNGLVISPQVSKEADYAPLKDFAPVSLVSLQPMILAINPSVPAKSVQELIDYAKANPRKLDFATAGPASFGHLATELFSRRAGVEMTHIPYKGQAPTTQAILTGESKVLLSTSSSQMNAFIKEGRVRLLGVSSLQPSPLAPGAPPIANTLPGFNPEVWFGLFAPAGTPREVVARLNDAIVKSLALPEVKEKFETAGAAATGSTPEQLGARIAEEYATWTSVIREANIRTD, via the coding sequence ATGATGAACAGCTGGATGCGCCTGCCGGGAGTCGCCGGCAAGGCGGAGGGCCCGATGCGCGCCGCGGCCCGGGGCTTCTGGGCGGCGTTGCTCGCGGCCGGCGCGCTCGCGCTGCCGCAGGCCGGCATCGCGCAGTCCGCGGCGTCGGATTTCCCGAACCGCCCGATCACCATCGTCGTGCCCTATCCGCCGGGCGGCACCACCGACGTGCTCGCGCGCGTGCTGCAGGAGCCGATGCAGCGCTTCCTCAAGCAGCCCGTGATCATCGAGAACAAGGCCGGCGCCTCGGCCGTGCTGGGCACCAAGTTCGTCGCGAAGGCGCCGGCCAACGGCTATACGCTGCTGTTCCCCAACAACGGCCTGGTGATCTCGCCGCAGGTCTCGAAGGAGGCCGACTATGCGCCGCTGAAGGACTTCGCGCCGGTGTCGCTGGTCTCGCTGCAGCCGATGATCCTCGCGATCAATCCCTCGGTGCCCGCGAAGTCGGTGCAGGAGCTGATCGACTATGCGAAGGCCAATCCGCGCAAGCTCGATTTCGCGACCGCCGGGCCAGCCTCCTTCGGCCACCTCGCCACCGAGCTCTTCAGCCGGCGCGCCGGCGTCGAGATGACCCACATCCCTTACAAGGGCCAGGCTCCGACCACCCAGGCGATCCTGACCGGCGAGTCGAAGGTGCTGCTGAGCACCAGTTCGTCGCAGATGAATGCCTTCATCAAGGAGGGCAGGGTGCGGCTGCTCGGCGTGTCCTCGCTGCAGCCTTCGCCGCTCGCGCCCGGCGCGCCGCCGATCGCCAACACCTTGCCGGGCTTCAACCCCGAGGTCTGGTTCGGCCTGTTCGCCCCGGCCGGCACGCCGCGCGAGGTGGTGGCCCGGCTCAACGACGCGATCGTGAAGTCGCTGGCGCTGCCCGAGGTGAAGGAGAAGTTCGAGACCGCCGGGGCGGCGGCCACTGGCAGCACGCCCGAGCAACTGGGGGCGCGGATCGCGGAGGAGTATGCGACCTGGACTTCGGTGATTCGCGAAGCCAACATCAGGACGGATTGA
- a CDS encoding DUF1778 domain-containing protein, producing the protein MNPVTSSSTFTRRWEFSVKKKKIVERAAASTERTLNESIVGGPQEAAAKIVLEHEIIHLSREEQITFVSALLAPSEPGPRLETAIRSYRQKMGQ; encoded by the coding sequence GTGAACCCGGTAACAAGCAGCTCGACCTTCACTCGGAGGTGGGAGTTTTCCGTGAAGAAAAAGAAAATCGTTGAGCGTGCCGCAGCTTCGACGGAACGTACATTGAACGAATCCATCGTCGGCGGTCCGCAGGAAGCGGCGGCGAAGATTGTGTTGGAGCACGAGATCATTCATCTGAGTCGAGAGGAACAGATTACTTTTGTGAGCGCTTTGCTCGCGCCGTCTGAACCAGGGCCGCGCCTCGAAACAGCGATCAGGAGTTACCGCCAAAAGATGGGGCAGTGA
- a CDS encoding OB-fold domain-containing protein has product MSTPYQDRALGAPIVDAATEPYWNAAREGVLRIKRCTACAKAHWYPRALCPYCLGDTAWEDASGLGTIYSVSVTRRAGPIPYAIAYVTLDEGVTMLTNIVDADLDALRIGDRVKVCFKPAEGGFAVPMFAPA; this is encoded by the coding sequence ATGAGCACCCCCTACCAGGACCGCGCGCTCGGCGCGCCGATCGTCGACGCCGCCACCGAGCCCTACTGGAACGCCGCGCGCGAAGGCGTGCTGCGCATCAAGCGCTGCACCGCCTGCGCCAAGGCCCACTGGTATCCGCGCGCGCTGTGCCCCTACTGCCTGGGCGACACCGCATGGGAAGACGCCAGCGGTCTCGGCACGATCTACAGCGTCAGCGTGACGCGCCGCGCCGGCCCGATCCCCTATGCGATCGCCTACGTCACGCTCGACGAAGGAGTGACGATGCTCACCAACATCGTCGATGCCGATCTCGATGCGCTGCGCATCGGCGATCGGGTGAAGGTGTGTTTCAAGCCGGCGGAAGGCGGGTTCGCGGTGCCGATGTTTGCGCCGGCTTGA
- a CDS encoding thiolase domain-containing protein: protein MSIKRQACIAGAFEHPTRKAPDKTVPQLHAECARGALADAGLSLQDVDGYFCAGDAPGLGPLSMVDYLGLKVRHVDSTDTGGSAYLVQVSHAAQAIAAGKCNVALITLAGRPRTEASGVGTGPRNVTAATPDVAWEMPYAPVTVNMYALAAARHMHEFGTTSEQLAWIKVAAAAHAQHNPNAMLRDPVTVEDVLASPMISDPLHKLDCCVVSDGGGALLVVRPEIARSLARPVVSVLGAGETVKGQANGQLDLTWSGAAVSGPIAFAEAGVTPADIQYASIYDSFTITVLMQLEDLGFCRKGEGGRFVADGNLISGVGKLPFNTDGGGLCNNHPANRGGITKVIEAVRQLRGEAHPKVQVPGCGLALAQGTGGLLGSRHGSATLILERN, encoded by the coding sequence ATGAGCATCAAGCGACAGGCCTGCATCGCAGGCGCTTTCGAACACCCCACGCGCAAGGCGCCCGACAAGACGGTGCCGCAGCTGCATGCGGAATGCGCGCGCGGCGCGCTGGCCGACGCCGGCCTGTCGCTGCAGGACGTCGACGGCTACTTCTGCGCGGGCGACGCGCCGGGCCTGGGCCCGCTGAGCATGGTCGACTACCTCGGCCTCAAGGTGCGCCATGTCGACAGCACCGACACCGGCGGTTCCGCCTACCTGGTGCAGGTCTCGCATGCCGCGCAGGCCATCGCCGCGGGCAAGTGCAACGTGGCGCTGATCACGCTCGCGGGACGCCCGCGCACCGAGGCCAGCGGCGTGGGCACCGGCCCGCGCAACGTGACCGCGGCCACGCCCGACGTGGCCTGGGAAATGCCCTATGCGCCGGTCACGGTCAACATGTACGCGCTGGCCGCGGCGCGCCACATGCACGAGTTCGGCACCACCAGCGAGCAGCTCGCCTGGATCAAGGTCGCCGCCGCCGCGCATGCGCAGCACAACCCGAACGCGATGCTGCGCGATCCCGTCACCGTGGAGGACGTGCTGGCCTCGCCGATGATCTCCGACCCGCTGCACAAGCTCGACTGCTGCGTCGTGAGCGACGGCGGCGGCGCGCTCTTGGTGGTGCGCCCCGAGATCGCGCGCTCGCTCGCGCGGCCCGTGGTCAGCGTGCTCGGTGCCGGCGAGACCGTGAAGGGCCAGGCCAACGGCCAGCTCGACCTCACCTGGTCGGGCGCCGCCGTCTCGGGCCCGATCGCGTTCGCCGAAGCGGGCGTGACGCCGGCCGACATCCAGTACGCGTCGATCTACGACAGCTTCACCATCACCGTGCTGATGCAGCTCGAGGACCTGGGCTTCTGCCGCAAGGGCGAGGGCGGCCGCTTCGTGGCCGACGGCAACCTGATCTCGGGCGTCGGCAAGCTGCCGTTCAACACCGACGGCGGCGGCCTGTGCAACAACCATCCCGCCAACCGCGGCGGCATCACCAAGGTGATCGAGGCCGTGCGCCAACTGCGCGGCGAGGCGCATCCGAAGGTACAGGTCCCCGGTTGCGGCCTCGCGCTCGCGCAGGGCACGGGCGGCCTGCTCGGCTCGCGCCACGGCAGCGCCACCCTGATCCTCGAAAGGAACTGA
- a CDS encoding AMP-binding protein — translation MTPHDSKHWPRTLPRDIDVPPTNLCANLLVSAMRSPQRAVVVDDFGSLSYAALVEQMERIAAFLQHELAVRLGDRVLLYLPNGRGWIAAYFAILRINAVVVPVNPMNKRDELPHYLEDSEAVVAFCGADNVAELLAVPGAHRLRRVVIVGSPGPVDDLVEAAEPSDAASGASRTIGLRRVLAAAGAPAAPLEHLPDALALILYSSGSTGVPKGCMHTHRTLNASTVAVAHWMGMVPHSVQLVALPYFHITGMQNLLNAPIYGGGTLVLMKRWDRDRAAALIARHRVSHWTAMPTMVIDFLASPRLAEYDLSSVRRIGGGGAGMPEAVCERLKQLTGLDFLEGYGLSETAHVSGNPAHAFKRQCLGIPLFGTDLRIVDPETLRELPPGEVGEIVMSGPQVFAGYWRNEQATRAALLEIDGRRFVRSGDLGRRDEDGYFFIVDRLRRMVNASGYKVWPAEVEAMLHEHPAIAEACVIAAHDPYRGETVKAVVVLREAHAGQVREADVIEWAKQKMAAYKYPRLVEFVRELPKSPTGKIAWRQLQDAERAKAPMASA, via the coding sequence ATGACCCCGCACGATTCGAAGCACTGGCCGCGCACCCTGCCGCGCGACATCGACGTTCCGCCCACCAACCTGTGCGCGAACCTGCTGGTGTCGGCCATGCGTTCTCCGCAGCGCGCGGTGGTGGTCGACGATTTCGGCAGCCTGTCGTACGCGGCGCTGGTCGAGCAGATGGAACGCATCGCGGCCTTCCTGCAGCACGAACTGGCGGTGCGCCTGGGCGACCGCGTGCTGCTCTACCTGCCCAACGGCCGCGGTTGGATCGCGGCCTACTTCGCGATCCTGCGCATCAACGCGGTCGTGGTGCCCGTCAACCCGATGAACAAGCGCGACGAGCTGCCGCACTACCTCGAGGACAGCGAGGCGGTGGTGGCCTTCTGCGGCGCCGACAACGTGGCGGAGCTGCTGGCCGTGCCGGGCGCGCACCGGCTGCGCCGCGTGGTGATCGTCGGCAGCCCGGGGCCGGTGGACGACCTGGTGGAAGCCGCCGAGCCGTCGGATGCGGCATCCGGCGCGTCGCGCACCATCGGCCTGCGCCGGGTGCTGGCGGCCGCCGGCGCGCCCGCAGCCCCGCTCGAGCACCTGCCCGATGCGCTGGCGCTGATCCTCTACAGCTCGGGCTCCACCGGCGTGCCCAAGGGCTGCATGCACACGCACCGCACGCTCAATGCCAGCACGGTCGCGGTCGCGCACTGGATGGGCATGGTCCCGCATTCGGTGCAGCTGGTGGCGCTGCCGTACTTCCACATCACCGGCATGCAGAACCTGCTGAACGCGCCGATCTACGGCGGCGGCACGCTGGTGCTGATGAAGCGCTGGGACCGCGACCGGGCCGCGGCGCTGATCGCGCGGCACCGCGTCAGCCACTGGACGGCGATGCCGACCATGGTGATCGACTTCCTCGCGAGTCCGCGGCTGGCCGAGTACGACCTGAGCTCGGTGCGCCGCATCGGCGGCGGCGGCGCGGGCATGCCCGAGGCCGTGTGCGAGCGCCTGAAGCAGTTGACCGGGCTCGACTTCCTCGAGGGCTATGGGCTGTCGGAAACGGCGCATGTCTCGGGCAACCCCGCGCATGCGTTCAAGCGCCAGTGCCTGGGCATACCGCTGTTCGGCACCGACCTGCGCATCGTCGATCCCGAAACCCTGCGCGAGCTTCCGCCCGGAGAGGTCGGCGAGATCGTGATGTCGGGGCCGCAGGTGTTCGCGGGCTACTGGCGCAACGAGCAGGCCACGCGCGCGGCGCTGCTTGAGATCGACGGGCGGCGCTTCGTGCGCAGCGGCGACCTCGGGCGGCGCGACGAGGACGGCTACTTCTTCATCGTCGACCGGCTCAGGCGCATGGTCAATGCCTCGGGCTACAAGGTCTGGCCGGCCGAGGTCGAGGCGATGCTGCACGAGCATCCGGCCATCGCCGAGGCCTGCGTGATCGCCGCGCACGATCCCTATCGCGGCGAGACCGTGAAGGCGGTGGTGGTGCTGCGCGAGGCGCATGCGGGCCAGGTGCGCGAGGCCGACGTCATCGAATGGGCGAAGCAGAAGATGGCCGCCTACAAGTACCCGCGGCTGGTCGAGTTCGTGCGCGAGCTGCCCAAGTCGCCGACCGGAAAGATCGCCTGGCGCCAGCTGCAGGACGCCGAGCGCGCGAAGGCCCCGATGGCGTCCGCCTGA